CTCGCTTGCATTGTAGGTATAAATTGTGCAATAGGGTTGTATCATAGCGCCGTAAATGGAGAATTGACCGCACGTGTATCAAGCACGTTGGTTCAATCACCAGCCTATGCGATTGAGGGAGTATTGGCCATTATTTATTGGGGATGGACAATTGGTGTGCTATGGGCAGAATATTTCACCCAAAACATAGCAACAACCGAAATAAGTATTCAGAGTTTTGACTATCAAGAATATGCATGGGATGTAATAAAAAATTACTTATCTTCATTTTTGTTTCACAAAGAACGTGATTCTCTGCGCCAGTTTAGCATGAATGTGATTGTGGAAGATAAAAGAGAAATTGATTTCTTTTATATGGATGAGTCAGTTTTGGAAGATGTACGCGAAATTACGAAAAAGCGAAGACGGCAGGATAAATACGAAGAATATCCACACTTTTTTGAAATTAGTAATTTAGTGCATTACAAATACCGATTTGAAATCACTTATTTGAAGCATTCTCATTTGGTGATTCAAATGAGACCTCTTCCGAAGGAACAAAAAAGAGATTTGACGTATTTGCCGGATGATTACGTGAGCTTGCCGGATCGAGTGAAAAATTTGTATCGAAAGGTGAAAGGGAGGCTGAAGAAGAAATAAGTGCTTTGCATAAACCGCCGCGCACTCAATCCTCCAAGGAACGAATTTCATGCTGAATCAATATACCGGCTGCTTTGGCAAGCTGGTCAATGCCTTTGATTCGTGCCAATTCCTTTCCGTAAATCACGGCTGCATGCGATGCAGAGGAGGATTCTCCCATGAAAACAGCAGAAACATGGATGCCCTTTGCACGCAGCGCTCGAACTTCTGCCGCGGCGTCCTGCACGCCAAACGCATCGCCGTAATCATGCCCGAACGGATTTTCCGAAGAAGCTTGTACACGTAAGCTGTCATTCGGCGAAGCATCCGTCAAAACAAGGAGCAGATGCCGCGGCGCATTCCCCGGAAAAACAGTCAGAAGATTTTCCATTGCACGCAGTGCCAATCCATCCCGATTCCAACCAGAGGAAAAGTATCGGAAGATAGATTGGCTGCTTTTTTCATCAAAGTTCTTTAAAATGCGGAGAACCGTGTATCCGCGCAGGCTGCAAAAACTGGAAACACGCACCGGAATGCTGCATGCAAGCAGGCTTTTCGCCAAAATGACTCCCTGCGCCGCGAGAACCTCCTGACAATGCAGTCGAGAAGCGGAAGCGTCCAGCAGCAAATCTACAGTAAACGCCGGCTGATTTTCCTCCTCGCTGGCAAGAAACACGCGGCTGTCGTGCAGCAGCGGCACCCGCCAGACATGTGCGGCGTCCAATTGTCCGATGCGGGCAACCCGCGCACGCGGCTGCTGATGAATGAGAATGCAGTTTTGAATTTGTTCCGTCAATCGCAGCACGGCACTGCGGTGCAAATCCAAATTGTCCGAATAGTATGCACGATTGCGAACCGCCTGCAGTTCCGCCTGTTCCGCAAGATGCTTGGCTTCTGCCGTTGGCGCTGTTCCCGGTGTCGGCGCGCCGTCGGTAAACCACAGATGACAGCCTAAATGATTTCCCGTGCACAGCTCTTGTTCTGCGCGGTGCAGCTGTTCCGGAGAATACAACGACCGTCCGAAACAGCTCTCGATATATGCGCGGTCCTGCTGTGCGTGCTGCCGCAGTGTCACATGTGCGCGATTTTTCTCCTGCAAAAATCCGTCCTCCTGCGGCGCATCCGCCTGAGAGGAACGAACGACCGTCACGCGGTCTGTTTTGACCAATTGTGTCGGCATTGTTTTTGTAAGCAACTCTGCCAGCTTGCCGGTCACATGGACATGCAGTGCTTTTTTGTGGTGAACCTGTCCGTCAAACAACAGAAAACGCTTATACATTGCGAGAATTTCCGATTCCAACCGTTCTTTGGGCGGAATTTGTTCCGGTGTAAGAGCAGCATACAGAGACTTTTCCCGCGGAGTGAGCATGGATTGTTTGCGGCTTAATACACGGTTCCATCGCGCGGCCTGCATAGTATAAACCAGTTGATTTTTTGCCATCCATTCCTGACGCGACAGCTTATATTCCTGACCGAAGAAATCGTTCGCATATACGCGGCGCAAATCTGCCAAAATCGGACGCTGCGGCAGTTCCTGCACATAAACAATGTGCTCCAAATACAGCCATGTGAGATCGTCCAGCATGGCTTGGTGTATATCACCGGACCACCTGTCAAACAAAGAGCGGATGACACGTTCTCCATAATACTTATGTACGAGCCCGACCACACAGTTCATATACAGAGCAGGAGAACCGTCCGTGTGCTGTGCCAAAAACAGCGGCTCAAAATCATAGGTACCGGCGGCACTCCATACCTGATTGGCAGCACGGCGCTGAATCGCGGTATAAGAAGTCGTATCCATCAGTGAAAAATCTCCGAAGCATGCAGCTTTGCCGGAATCCGAGAGGCGATGGTATCTCGAATCAAATCCTGCTCATACCCGTCAAATGCCTTGTTGGTGATGCCCATATCCAACGCAGCTCCGGCACAAATGCCCTTGCGCATCAGACGCAGTGCATCCAGCATACCGCGCAAATCCAGTGCCTTTGTGGAAATTTCAGAACTTTCACATTTTTTCTGCAAATCCAAAAACAGCAAAGCAAATTGGTGCACATATTTGGACGTCAAGTCTGGGAACTGCGAGATAAGCAGGCGCTCCAAATCCGCCTGTATCATAGACGGCATTTGAATGACAACAAAACGCGATGTCAGGGCTTCGTTCAATTCTCGTGTGCCCGCATATCCATAGTTCATTGTTGCAATGAACCGCGTTTCTTCCGCCAAAGGAATGCGGTCATAGCCCGGCACATCAATGGCACGGCGGAAGTCCAAAACGGCATGCAGCACCGCTAAAGCTTCATTTTTTGCCATGTTGATTTCGTCCAGTATGCCAAATCCGCCGTGCTGTGCACAAGAATAGACCGGACCGGGGCGAAACTGCACCGCACCGTTGACAAAGGTATCTGTGCCAATCAGGGACGCGGCATCCATGTTCACATGAAACGAAATGTCCCACTCCGGCCGTCCGAACAGAGCGGCAAGATTTTCTGCCAGCACGTTTTTGCCCGTCGCTTTTCCGCCTGCCAACAACAGATTTTCTCCGCACAGCACGGCAGCAATTGCCTGTTCCCAAATAGATTTTCCGTAATAGGGAAAACGCGGCACAGGAATCCGCGGCAGCAGTGCCTCCTGCACAGCGTGCATCGCGCGGTATTCCCGTACCGCGTCAAGCAGTTCAGGCTGTATGTTTTCTTGATGAAGAAATTGAAACAAATCCGACATGTGGTAACACCTCACAACGCTCTTTTGATATTTTTATCATAGCACAAGGAGATGCATTTGTTAACAAAATTTCGCCTTATTTTGTTATTTTTTGCAAGCAAAGCGGCAGTTCCAATCCATGTTTTTCCAATACTTGCCGGTTTGTGAGAATTTCTTTTGTTGCACCGTCACAAAC
The sequence above is a segment of the Butyricicoccus intestinisimiae genome. Coding sequences within it:
- a CDS encoding AAA family ATPase, which translates into the protein MSDLFQFLHQENIQPELLDAVREYRAMHAVQEALLPRIPVPRFPYYGKSIWEQAIAAVLCGENLLLAGGKATGKNVLAENLAALFGRPEWDISFHVNMDAASLIGTDTFVNGAVQFRPGPVYSCAQHGGFGILDEINMAKNEALAVLHAVLDFRRAIDVPGYDRIPLAEETRFIATMNYGYAGTRELNEALTSRFVVIQMPSMIQADLERLLISQFPDLTSKYVHQFALLFLDLQKKCESSEISTKALDLRGMLDALRLMRKGICAGAALDMGITNKAFDGYEQDLIRDTIASRIPAKLHASEIFH
- a CDS encoding vWA domain-containing protein, whose product is MDTTSYTAIQRRAANQVWSAAGTYDFEPLFLAQHTDGSPALYMNCVVGLVHKYYGERVIRSLFDRWSGDIHQAMLDDLTWLYLEHIVYVQELPQRPILADLRRVYANDFFGQEYKLSRQEWMAKNQLVYTMQAARWNRVLSRKQSMLTPREKSLYAALTPEQIPPKERLESEILAMYKRFLLFDGQVHHKKALHVHVTGKLAELLTKTMPTQLVKTDRVTVVRSSQADAPQEDGFLQEKNRAHVTLRQHAQQDRAYIESCFGRSLYSPEQLHRAEQELCTGNHLGCHLWFTDGAPTPGTAPTAEAKHLAEQAELQAVRNRAYYSDNLDLHRSAVLRLTEQIQNCILIHQQPRARVARIGQLDAAHVWRVPLLHDSRVFLASEEENQPAFTVDLLLDASASRLHCQEVLAAQGVILAKSLLACSIPVRVSSFCSLRGYTVLRILKNFDEKSSQSIFRYFSSGWNRDGLALRAMENLLTVFPGNAPRHLLLVLTDASPNDSLRVQASSENPFGHDYGDAFGVQDAAAEVRALRAKGIHVSAVFMGESSSASHAAVIYGKELARIKGIDQLAKAAGILIQHEIRSLED